The sequence below is a genomic window from Pseudomonas cannabina.
AGGACCGCAAGTTCGGCGGCGCAAAAGATTGGCGGTGCTCTGCTGTGGCTGGCGCCGGTATTGATGAAAGTCCTGTCGATCGTCGGTACCGCGGCCATGTTCATGGTCGGGGGCGGGATTCTGGTTCACGGCCTGTCGTTCGCCCACCATTGGGTCGAAGGCGTGACCGAGGCAGCATCTGCTGCTGTAGGTGGCCTGTCTATGATCGTCCCGACCCTGATCGATGCCATCGCCGGGATTATCGCTGGCGCGGTGCTGGTGCTGATCGTGACGCTGGTAAGCAAGATCTGGAAAGCGGCGAGGGAGTGATTGCGGCTGCTTTTTGATCGCGATGGCATGAGCGCCGCAGATTGCGACGCTCTGCGTCCTCTTGCGACGCAGAGCGTCGAGAACTGCATGCCGACGCGAAGCATCGGCATGATAGTCATCTCAAGACCTGTGTATAACGCGGAGTGCGGGAACGATCGTCATCACCCACATCATTACGCGCTTAGAAAAACACTTTTACCAGCAAACTCGCGGTGTTCTGATCGGTATCGAAAGAGCGGGTGTCCTTGATGCCGTACTTGTTGGTCCAGTAGTCGTATTCGATGCCTACATACAGCTGACGCTCAGGGTAATTCAGTGCCTTGCCCAGGTCGTACTTGATCTGGGGGTTGAAGTGCAGGTTGGAATGGTAAGTACCACGTGAATTCTTGTCGTTGTCCACGACCCAGTCCATGAAGCCGTCGATCAGTACGTCCGATTTGCCGACAGGAATGGTGTAGGACCAGACCGGAGTGATCTGCCATACGCCATCACCCGGACGATTGCCTTCAGTCTGACGCTGATAGAAGTTCAGCTGGAAATAGTCGAAACCCGGAATCTTCAAATCGAACGCCGGACCGATCAGGTACGACTCGTTATCGCCTTCGCCAAACTCGTAAGTTGCCGCAATCAGCACATCAGTGATCGGGCCGAATTCAAACTTCTGACCGAAGATCTTGCCCAGCGACAACCGTGGCGAGAACTCGCCGTAGTACGTGTTATCGCCAGCCGTGGCGTCTTTCTTACCGTTATAGAAAATCTTGTCGACGAAAAAGAAGTTGTCGCCGTACTTCCAGCTGTCCGCATGCTCGAACGTGAACGTCTGCTGATTCTCTGGATTGACAGTGAAGTCTCGTCCATTGAGATAGGTCAGGCTATTGCTCTGCCACTGGAAGATATCCTCTGCCATGGCGGGTGCGGTGGACAGCAGACTGCTGGCCAGTAACACACTGGAAAACGTACGGTTCATGCGGTGAGCCCCTTGGTATGGATCGTGATTTTGCAGACCGGCGTTCTATGAATGACGCCTTGTCTGTCGTTGCAATTATTTGTCTGTCTGGTCAGCTTTGTGTTGTTAGCAAGAGCTGCGCCAATCAGTGAAAAAAGTTTAACCAATCGTGAAACCGGCACTGACGGGTCGGTTTCAAGTCAAATTTCGAGCGGATAGGATCCCGAATGCTCAGTTAGCCCGTTGGCTGCCCGCTCAGACTTGACGATGAGGAAAATCAGAAGGCGGGTTGGCAGCGGCGGCGGAGAATACTGACTCGCGTCGCCGTGCTCAAGTGCTCCAGAGCAGGGCGTCTGGAGCGAAAACAGGGCAAGTGCCCCGTGGTGTCAGTTGATGTGTGCGCCTTGATCGATCCAGGCACCCACGAGGTCACGTTCCTGTTGGGTCATCTGGGTAATGTTGCCCAGCGGCATGATCGGGGCCGTGATCGCCTGGGCCTTGATGCGCGGCGCCTGTTGCTGAATCTGTTCGGGCGTATCGAACATCACGCCTGCCGGGGCGACGCTGAACAGTTGGCTGGTCGGCGTGGCCGAGTGACAGACCGAGCAACGCTGCTGGATCACGTCGTGCACTTTGCTGAAATCCGCGCCCGCCAGTTTGGCAGGCTCTGCCTGGGCAGGCGGCGCCACCGGCTCGGGCGGTTTCTCGTCGGCCCGGTGCCCGCCGACAGCGGTACCCGGCAGCGGTTGATAGACGATCTTCGCAGGAGGTTGCGCCGGGCCGGTGACGTAAGCCAGACACATCATGCCCAGCGCGGCGACCGGCAGGGTCCAGGCAAATCGATGGCTGTCATGCCGGGTATTGAAATAGTGCCGCACCAGCACCGCCAGCAGCGCGATACCCGCCAGAATCAGCCAGTTGTATTCGCTGCCGTAGGTGCTCGGAAAGTGGTTGCTGATCATGATGAACAGCACCGGCAGCGTGAAGTAGTTGTTGTGCCGCGAGCGCAGCAGGCCTTTGGCGGGCAGGCTCGGGTCCGGGGTGCGATTTTCGGCGATGGCGGCGACCAGTGCGCGCTGGGCCGGCATGATGATGCGGAACACGTTGCCGACCATGATGGTGCCCATGATCGCGCCGACATGCAGGTACGCACCGCGCCCGCTGAATATTTTGCTGAAGCCGTAAGCAGCCGCCACCAGCAGCACGAACAGCACAACGCCCAACAGGGCAGGGCGCTTTCCTAATGGCGAGTCGCACAGAAAGCTGTAGATGAACCAGCCGACGAACAGCGAACCGAGGCCGATATGCACGCCTTCAGCGCCGCTCAGGCTGCTGCCCGGTGTCAGCAGGTACAGCGTCGGGTTGGCGTAAAACACCACGCACAGCAGCGCGACCCCGGACAGCCAGGTCGAATAGGCTTCCCATTTGAACCAGTGCAGGTTCTCCGGCATGGTCGGCGGCGCGAGCTTGTATTTTTCCAGGTGATAAATGCCACCGCCATGGATTGCCCACAGATCCCCCGACAGCCCTTCGCGCGGGTTGCTGCGGTTGAGGTTGTTTTCCAGCCAGACAAAGTAGAACGATGCGCCGATCCAGGCGACACCCACAATCATGTGAATCCAGCGCACGCCGAGATTCAGCCATTCCATCAGATGTGCCAGCACGGTGTTTACCCTTCCAGTGGGTTGGGATCGAGAACCAGCAACTGGTTCTCGGCAAAATAATGTTCGTCGCAGTTGTTACCGGAGCCGCTGCGATCAACCACCAGGAAGTCATCCTGTTTTTCGATGGTCAGCACCGGATGATGCCAGACGCCGCGATGATAGTTGACACCCTGCCTGCCGTTGGAAACGAAGGCGCGGGTCAGGGCCGATTCAGGTGCATCGCCCACTGGGGCGACCACGATCAGAAACGGATGACCAAGCAGCGGAATGAACGCCTGACTGCCCAGCGGATGACGCTCCAGCATGCCGATAGTCAGGGGCATCGGCAGTGCTTCGGCGCGGAAAATGCTGATGATTGCCTTGTCATCCGGTTGTGCGGTGTCGACTTCGGCCAGGCGATGAAAACGCATGGTCGAGCCGTTGTTGATCATGAAGTAATCGCTGCCATCGGTTTCAATGACATCACCGAAAGGGGCAAAGGCTTCCTTGGTCAGCGGCTCGATTGTCAGTGTGCGCATGCGGATTCTTCTTTAATGGTTTCAGGGTTTATCGCATTCGTCGCTGCCTGGAATGCGGTGCTCGCCTGCTTCTGCCGTCCGGCCAGAATCAAAAGCGGACTTGTGCATAACGCCGAGTGTGGGAGTGAGCTTGCTCACGAAGACGGTGGTCCAGACGACCCACTTTCAGGGGCTGTACTGGCCCCTTCGCGAACAAGTTCGCTCCCACGGCCTTCGGCCAGAATCAAAATCAGGCCTGTAGATGGGCGCGGAGCGTGGTGACGAGAGTTTAGGTGTCTTTATCTGGACACCTTACCCAACACCCGCAACCTGCTCACGCCACCGTCCGGAAACACGTTCAGGCGGATGTGGGTGATCGGGCCGATGGCTTTTACCTGCTCGGCGAACTCGTGTTCGGCGTGCATGGTGAGTTTCTGGCTTGGCAGCAGTTCGCGCCAGAACAGGCTCTGGGTCTCGATCTGGCTGTCGGTGCCGCCTTTGACGAATGCGCCCTGTATCGAGCAGCTGTCCGGGTAGTTGCCCTTGAAGTGCAGGGTGTCGACGATGACTTTCTCGACTTCGCCCTGATGCCCCAGCGCCACGATCACCCAGTCATTGCCCGGTGTGCGACGGCGCGCGGTTTCCCAGCCATCGCCCATGTTCACGCCACGGCCAGGGTTGAGGATGTTGCTCATGCTGCCGTAATGCTCGTCTGAACAGGCAATCGAGCGGCCGCCATTGAGTGCTGCGACCAGATCGATCTGCTCGCTTTCGCTGACTTTCGACCAGTCGCGGTGTGGCACGCCATACACCCGCAGGCGCGCGACGCCGCCGTCCGGATAAATATTGAAGCGCAGATGGCTGAACGGCTGGTCGTGGCTGATCTCATGGTAGTGATGGGTGTTGCCTTTCAACTCCACTGACGACAGCACTTCGGTCCACGCCGTATTTTCGTCCGGCTCGCCCGATGCCAGAAAGCAGGCTTCCAACGATGCGGAAGGCGGGAAGTTGCCAGTAAAGA
It includes:
- a CDS encoding ureidoglycolate lyase, whose protein sequence is MRTLTIEPLTKEAFAPFGDVIETDGSDYFMINNGSTMRFHRLAEVDTAQPDDKAIISIFRAEALPMPLTIGMLERHPLGSQAFIPLLGHPFLIVVAPVGDAPESALTRAFVSNGRQGVNYHRGVWHHPVLTIEKQDDFLVVDRSGSGNNCDEHYFAENQLLVLDPNPLEG
- the alc gene encoding allantoicase, producing the protein MKVYAAPFEKFVNLADARLGTKILSVTDDWFADANRLFQPTPAVWKEGVFDDNGKWMDGWESRRKRFEGYDSAVIQLGVAGTLKGVDIDTSFFTGNFPPSASLEACFLASGEPDENTAWTEVLSSVELKGNTHHYHEISHDQPFSHLRFNIYPDGGVARLRVYGVPHRDWSKVSESEQIDLVAALNGGRSIACSDEHYGSMSNILNPGRGVNMGDGWETARRRTPGNDWVIVALGHQGEVEKVIVDTLHFKGNYPDSCSIQGAFVKGGTDSQIETQSLFWRELLPSQKLTMHAEHEFAEQVKAIGPITHIRLNVFPDGGVSRLRVLGKVSR
- a CDS encoding outer membrane protein OmpK, with product MNRTFSSVLLASSLLSTAPAMAEDIFQWQSNSLTYLNGRDFTVNPENQQTFTFEHADSWKYGDNFFFVDKIFYNGKKDATAGDNTYYGEFSPRLSLGKIFGQKFEFGPITDVLIAATYEFGEGDNESYLIGPAFDLKIPGFDYFQLNFYQRQTEGNRPGDGVWQITPVWSYTIPVGKSDVLIDGFMDWVVDNDKNSRGTYHSNLHFNPQIKYDLGKALNYPERQLYVGIEYDYWTNKYGIKDTRSFDTDQNTASLLVKVFF
- a CDS encoding urate hydroxylase PuuD → MLAHLMEWLNLGVRWIHMIVGVAWIGASFYFVWLENNLNRSNPREGLSGDLWAIHGGGIYHLEKYKLAPPTMPENLHWFKWEAYSTWLSGVALLCVVFYANPTLYLLTPGSSLSGAEGVHIGLGSLFVGWFIYSFLCDSPLGKRPALLGVVLFVLLVAAAYGFSKIFSGRGAYLHVGAIMGTIMVGNVFRIIMPAQRALVAAIAENRTPDPSLPAKGLLRSRHNNYFTLPVLFIMISNHFPSTYGSEYNWLILAGIALLAVLVRHYFNTRHDSHRFAWTLPVAALGMMCLAYVTGPAQPPAKIVYQPLPGTAVGGHRADEKPPEPVAPPAQAEPAKLAGADFSKVHDVIQQRCSVCHSATPTSQLFSVAPAGVMFDTPEQIQQQAPRIKAQAITAPIMPLGNITQMTQQERDLVGAWIDQGAHIN